In Pedobacter heparinus DSM 2366, the following are encoded in one genomic region:
- a CDS encoding bifunctional folylpolyglutamate synthase/dihydrofolate synthase, translating into MNYKQTIDYLYSRLPMFTRVGAVAFKKDLHNTILMCAQLDNPQNKFKTIHVGGTNGKGSTSHTLAAIFQQAGYKTGLYTSPHLKDFRERIRINGTMVPETFVTDFVNRQKETIEAISPSFFEVTVAMAFAYFAEEKVDIAIIEVGLGGRLDSTNIITPELSVITNISLDHTNMLGNTLTEIATEKAGIIKPGIPVVIGEKQTESEAVFLTKASTTNSKIVFADQELSTTNTFREKEYLVTSILKNKILIYKDLQLDLNGIYQLKNILTVLQAVDILKNKGYTLNDKALYTALKNVKTLTGLQGRWQKLSEHPLVICDTGHNMAGIKEVVQNLKETPFEKLHIVIGMVKDKDISGVLTLLPTEAIYYFCQPQLERALPAQELALQAKVQQLHGNVFDTVTAALNAAKENAGKDDLIFIGGSNFVVAEVL; encoded by the coding sequence ATGAACTATAAGCAAACCATAGACTATTTATACAGCAGGCTCCCCATGTTTACACGTGTGGGAGCTGTTGCTTTCAAAAAAGACCTGCACAACACCATTTTGATGTGCGCACAACTCGATAATCCGCAAAACAAGTTTAAAACCATACACGTTGGGGGCACAAACGGAAAGGGATCCACATCGCATACACTGGCTGCTATTTTTCAGCAGGCCGGCTATAAAACAGGTTTATACACCTCGCCTCACCTGAAGGATTTCAGGGAAAGGATCAGGATCAATGGTACAATGGTACCGGAAACCTTTGTAACCGATTTTGTGAACCGGCAAAAAGAAACTATTGAAGCCATCAGCCCCTCTTTTTTTGAAGTAACCGTAGCTATGGCCTTTGCTTACTTTGCCGAAGAAAAAGTAGACATAGCCATCATTGAAGTTGGCCTGGGTGGCAGGCTCGACTCTACCAATATCATTACACCAGAATTGTCTGTAATTACCAATATCAGCTTAGACCATACCAATATGCTGGGCAATACCCTGACAGAAATTGCTACAGAAAAAGCCGGAATAATCAAACCCGGTATACCAGTGGTCATCGGCGAAAAACAAACTGAAAGTGAAGCGGTATTCCTTACAAAAGCAAGCACAACCAATAGTAAAATTGTTTTTGCCGATCAGGAATTGAGTACCACAAACACCTTCCGTGAAAAAGAATACCTGGTTACTTCCATTCTGAAAAATAAAATACTTATTTATAAGGACCTGCAATTAGACCTTAACGGCATTTATCAGTTAAAAAATATCCTTACCGTATTGCAGGCTGTCGACATTCTAAAAAATAAAGGTTATACCTTAAATGACAAGGCCCTTTACACTGCGTTAAAAAATGTAAAAACCTTAACAGGACTGCAGGGCAGATGGCAAAAACTCAGTGAACACCCGCTCGTTATATGTGATACCGGACACAATATGGCCGGTATCAAAGAAGTGGTACAAAACCTGAAAGAAACCCCTTTCGAAAAACTGCACATCGTTATTGGCATGGTAAAAGATAAAGACATCAGCGGCGTGCTTACCCTGCTTCCTACCGAAGCCATTTATTATTTCTGCCAGCCACAACTGGAAAGGGCACTTCCCGCCCAGGAGCTTGCCCTGCAGGCGAAAGTGCAGCAGCTACATGGAAATGTTTTTGATACCGTTACAGCTGCACTCAATGCAGCAAAAGAAAATGCAGGTAAAGACGATCTGATCTTTATTGGGGGCAGTAACTTTGTTGTAGCCGAAGTGCTATAA
- a CDS encoding MotA/TolQ/ExbB proton channel family protein codes for MIALIQGATDTVKQLTDTANALNQAVTPAPPELHFIDLLLKGGWVMLPLAFLAFLGLVIFVERYLTIRKASKTESNLMLQIRQYIHEGRLENAITLCRNNNSPLARMLEKGLKRIGRPIKDIEAAIENNGKLEVSKLEKNIGILGIIAGIAPMLGFVGTIIGVITIFHDVSIKGAIEIGTISGGLYTKMITSATGLIIGIIAYVLYHILNMMVERIILRMETDAIEFIDLLEEPGK; via the coding sequence ATGATCGCATTAATCCAAGGTGCCACTGATACCGTTAAACAACTTACTGATACTGCAAATGCATTAAACCAGGCAGTTACACCTGCCCCCCCTGAACTGCATTTTATCGACCTTCTGTTAAAAGGAGGCTGGGTAATGCTGCCCCTTGCTTTTTTAGCATTCCTGGGCCTGGTAATTTTTGTTGAAAGATACCTGACCATCAGAAAAGCATCAAAAACAGAATCCAATCTGATGCTCCAGATCAGGCAGTACATACACGAAGGCCGACTGGAAAATGCTATAACATTGTGCAGAAACAACAATTCACCCTTGGCCAGAATGCTGGAAAAAGGCTTAAAGCGTATTGGCAGACCCATTAAAGACATCGAGGCTGCTATTGAAAATAACGGCAAGCTGGAAGTTTCCAAACTGGAAAAGAACATTGGCATACTGGGTATCATTGCCGGTATTGCCCCTATGCTTGGTTTCGTAGGAACAATTATTGGTGTAATTACCATTTTCCATGATGTTTCTATTAAAGGTGCTATCGAAATCGGCACCATATCAGGAGGTCTTTATACCAAAATGATTACTTCTGCAACCGGACTGATCATCGGTATCATCGCCTATGTACTGTACCATATCTTAAACATGATGGTTGAACGCATCATATTACGGATGGAAACCGATGCCATTGAGTTTATTGATCTATTAGAAGAGCCAGGGAAATAA
- a CDS encoding ExbD/TolR family protein, with protein sequence MNLRKRNKGTVEVHTSALNDIMFFLLLFFLLASAVVNPQVVKLLLPRSESGQQSSAQKTVTVSIDEKLNYFVDKQKVSLEQLQTTIEGFQKASPDLTIVLYVARGVSIENTMLVFDVANKLKLKVVLAVEPKK encoded by the coding sequence ATGAATCTACGCAAAAGAAATAAAGGGACTGTAGAGGTACATACCTCTGCACTGAACGACATCATGTTTTTCCTGCTGTTGTTTTTCCTGCTGGCTTCTGCAGTAGTTAACCCGCAGGTAGTAAAACTGTTGTTGCCACGTTCCGAATCCGGACAACAATCTTCAGCACAAAAAACCGTTACTGTATCTATAGACGAAAAACTGAATTATTTTGTAGACAAGCAAAAGGTGAGCCTGGAACAGCTGCAAACTACTATAGAAGGCTTCCAGAAAGCATCACCAGATCTGACAATAGTCCTGTATGTGGCCAGGGGGGTTTCCATAGAAAATACCATGCTGGTCTTTGATGTAGCCAATAAACTGAAACTGAAAGTTGTACTTGCTGTAGAACCTAAGAAATGA
- a CDS encoding TonB-dependent receptor, whose translation MKLTKLIYTTLFFIIAGALSTKAQDQKTTEKKPEEKAVTEEIEVVRPYKPVLAEAVKLRRSPDLNDIKTYKAKFNYSLTDRKLELNSDINKLQAQQLAAEKEAELINNYVKGAFGSSGTILAEAYVNTGRDEALQAGAFFKHFGQSGSLNKQIANQQQLSVFGRSIGEQATLSGRLNYQRNGLYFYGTDKNNPALNPNPEQQAFNFIEAEGEVVNKFTEDPDALSYAAKLNGYLWNDKYDAKESAIVLNGYLNKRISSFNLGLAAAVEFGKTKDALTDVGNNLLRLNPYIRLQTNGVKINAGINFVQEFGTVSSSRIFPAVTADFTLIPDYLQIFGEVKGDVNRNSLKQFTDENPFLNSNISIKNSIEKLSISGGIKGTGGPGFGYKARFYHKRIEDMPLFVNNFTSFNKFDVIYDFGTMKLTGLEGELSVQVSDALKWTGKLNFEDYKPAAETQSWFKPQMRLSSDLMYAITKQLALNAALAIQGDSKAKVYTAAPANPYLIPDLANETVVTVKGFVDLGVGATYKINNKFSAFARANNLLNTKYSKYLHYEVIGMNIFGGLSYSF comes from the coding sequence ATGAAATTGACCAAGTTAATATATACAACCCTGTTTTTTATTATTGCCGGAGCATTAAGTACAAAGGCCCAGGATCAGAAAACGACAGAAAAGAAACCGGAAGAAAAAGCTGTGACCGAAGAAATTGAAGTGGTAAGGCCCTATAAACCCGTTTTGGCAGAAGCCGTAAAACTTAGAAGAAGCCCGGATCTAAATGACATTAAAACCTATAAGGCCAAATTCAATTATAGCCTGACCGACAGGAAACTGGAACTCAATTCAGATATCAATAAGTTGCAGGCACAACAGCTGGCTGCTGAAAAAGAGGCTGAACTGATCAACAATTACGTTAAAGGGGCCTTTGGTTCTTCTGGAACAATACTGGCTGAGGCCTATGTCAACACTGGCCGTGATGAAGCTTTACAGGCCGGTGCATTTTTTAAGCATTTTGGACAGTCGGGAAGCCTGAACAAGCAAATTGCCAACCAACAACAGCTGAGTGTATTTGGCCGGAGCATTGGTGAACAGGCTACCCTTAGCGGACGCTTAAATTATCAAAGAAACGGCTTATATTTTTATGGAACAGATAAGAACAACCCTGCCCTAAACCCGAACCCGGAGCAACAGGCCTTTAATTTTATAGAAGCAGAAGGCGAAGTTGTAAATAAATTTACGGAAGACCCTGATGCCTTAAGCTATGCTGCAAAACTGAATGGTTACCTCTGGAACGATAAATACGATGCCAAAGAAAGTGCCATCGTATTGAACGGTTACCTGAACAAAAGGATCAGCAGCTTTAACCTGGGGCTTGCCGCTGCTGTTGAATTTGGCAAAACCAAGGACGCACTGACCGATGTTGGCAATAATTTGTTAAGGTTAAACCCTTACATCAGGCTGCAGACCAATGGGGTTAAAATTAATGCAGGAATTAATTTTGTACAGGAATTCGGAACGGTTTCTTCCAGTAGGATATTCCCTGCAGTTACGGCAGATTTTACCCTGATCCCAGATTATCTGCAGATTTTTGGAGAAGTAAAAGGTGATGTGAACCGCAATTCCCTAAAACAGTTTACAGATGAAAACCCTTTCCTGAACAGCAACATTTCCATCAAAAATTCAATCGAGAAATTAAGCATCAGCGGAGGAATCAAAGGTACAGGCGGTCCTGGTTTTGGGTATAAAGCAAGGTTCTATCACAAACGGATTGAAGACATGCCTCTATTTGTAAACAACTTTACAAGCTTTAACAAGTTTGATGTCATCTACGATTTCGGAACAATGAAGTTAACAGGCCTGGAAGGTGAATTGTCGGTACAGGTAAGTGATGCCTTAAAATGGACTGGAAAATTAAACTTTGAAGATTATAAACCTGCCGCTGAAACACAAAGCTGGTTTAAACCGCAAATGCGTTTAAGTTCTGATCTGATGTATGCCATCACCAAACAACTTGCCTTAAATGCTGCCCTCGCTATCCAGGGCGACAGCAAAGCAAAGGTTTACACAGCTGCCCCCGCAAATCCCTATCTGATACCCGATCTGGCAAATGAGACCGTAGTAACCGTTAAAGGCTTTGTAGACCTTGGTGTGGGGGCAACTTATAAGATCAACAATAAGTTTTCTGCATTCGCAAGGGCCAACAATTTGCTGAATACAAAGTACAGTAAGTACTTACATTATGAGGTTATTGGCATGAATATATTTGGAGGCCTGAGCTACTCGTTCTAA
- a CDS encoding tetratricopeptide repeat protein, with protein sequence MSKKYLFIPLLLAGGFTAGYAQTSVLVNLNKNYQTGLELLDNEKYVAAAQQFRLVEQLRQKPGTQQESNAELSMLKENAKFYAAVCALELGNSDAESLFQNFIKDYPLNPNTKLAYFHVGKSYFAQKNYQKALEWFEKTDPSTLSGKQRLEYQFKQGYAYFQLSNMEKAEPLFEAVKKEKSPFQESATYYFAYINYLNKEYKTALSNFEKLKGSPTYEASYPYYITSMYYLDERYDDVISYAIPILKTSKQQYEAEMLSLIAASYFAKSDYVNAEKYFREFYAKDKSNNKNNLFIYQYGYSLFELKKYSESVTVLEKLDNDDVYLQSGMYTLGRSFLQLKNKEKARSAFFRASRLDFDKVIQEEAWINYARLSYELEFNQQALEATQNFLKQFPSSRKINEAKTLLGEILLTSKNYQAAIDILEPIQSKSPEAREAYQKVTYFRGLEFYNERAFPNALSMFLRSEKFPEDNEILALSTYWKAEACYELRKFGEAVRHFETFLDMPGASKTGVYNFANYALAYSAFEDEKYGKAALYFERFLKGNDKDQKTVNDATIRLADSYFVNKSYGNALVNYNRIIDSKASGEDYALFQRGMIQGLDNQNDAKINTMQNLLKQFPNSNYADDAGFEMAYTYFNKGELDKSKSDLISLVSQYPNSSYVPRALVTIGLVQYNQDQDDAALESFKKVIRDYPSTEEAKQALESIKNIYVDKGDSQGFINYAGTTPLGNYSNAEQDNILFQGANNLYLKGDAKGAFEAINAYFDKFPKAIHDKEAKFIRAESLVKLGRPNEAVPDYEYILNDWTSDYTERSLVSISKLFLDQKKYNEAIVYLKRLETTADYKVHYTYALNNLLKAYSELNMPDDVLKYVQLVKESDKASEEEKNSVDLYAGKAYLLKGDTEQAIKAFNSVISKTKTLAAAESKYNLAAIQYDKKDYKTSTKTCFDLINNMPSYDYWVAKAFILLSDNYVALKDNLQAKSTLLSIIDNYEGKDDIVPTAKAKLEKIK encoded by the coding sequence ATGTCAAAAAAATACCTTTTTATTCCGCTACTGCTAGCAGGTGGCTTTACAGCCGGTTACGCCCAGACAAGCGTACTGGTTAACCTGAACAAGAATTACCAAACTGGTCTGGAACTACTGGATAATGAAAAATATGTAGCAGCTGCGCAACAGTTCAGACTGGTTGAGCAGCTCAGGCAAAAACCGGGCACACAACAGGAAAGCAATGCCGAACTGTCTATGCTTAAAGAAAATGCCAAATTCTATGCTGCCGTTTGTGCCCTTGAGCTCGGTAACAGTGATGCGGAAAGCCTGTTTCAGAACTTCATTAAAGATTATCCCCTTAACCCCAATACCAAACTGGCTTACTTCCATGTAGGCAAATCCTATTTTGCCCAAAAAAATTACCAGAAAGCACTGGAATGGTTTGAAAAAACCGATCCTTCTACGCTATCCGGCAAACAGCGGCTGGAATATCAGTTTAAACAGGGCTATGCCTACTTCCAGCTCAGCAACATGGAAAAAGCTGAACCTTTATTTGAAGCCGTAAAAAAAGAAAAATCACCTTTTCAGGAAAGTGCAACCTATTACTTTGCCTACATCAATTACCTGAACAAAGAATATAAAACGGCACTAAGCAATTTTGAAAAGCTTAAAGGATCGCCAACTTACGAAGCCAGCTATCCCTATTACATCACCTCCATGTATTACCTGGATGAAAGGTATGACGATGTGATCAGCTATGCCATACCCATCTTAAAAACCTCTAAACAACAATACGAAGCAGAAATGCTGAGCCTGATTGCGGCATCCTATTTTGCCAAATCTGATTATGTAAATGCAGAAAAATACTTCAGAGAGTTTTATGCTAAAGACAAATCAAACAATAAGAATAACCTGTTTATTTACCAATATGGCTATTCTTTATTTGAATTGAAAAAGTACAGCGAATCTGTAACTGTACTTGAAAAACTGGACAACGATGATGTGTACCTTCAAAGCGGTATGTACACCCTGGGCCGCTCTTTTCTGCAGTTAAAAAACAAGGAGAAAGCAAGAAGTGCTTTCTTCAGGGCATCCAGGCTTGATTTTGACAAGGTAATACAAGAAGAAGCCTGGATCAATTATGCCAGACTGAGCTATGAACTCGAGTTTAACCAGCAGGCGCTGGAAGCAACTCAAAATTTCTTGAAACAGTTTCCTTCTTCACGTAAAATCAATGAAGCGAAAACCCTGTTGGGCGAGATTTTGCTGACCAGCAAAAACTACCAGGCAGCAATAGATATTCTGGAACCCATTCAGAGCAAATCGCCCGAAGCCAGGGAAGCTTACCAGAAAGTAACCTATTTCAGGGGGCTGGAGTTTTACAATGAACGCGCATTTCCAAATGCCCTGTCTATGTTCCTCCGCTCTGAAAAGTTTCCTGAAGATAATGAAATTTTAGCGCTGAGTACTTACTGGAAAGCCGAAGCCTGCTATGAACTGAGAAAATTTGGTGAAGCAGTAAGGCATTTTGAAACCTTTTTGGATATGCCGGGTGCCAGCAAAACGGGTGTTTACAATTTTGCCAATTATGCCCTGGCCTATTCAGCATTTGAAGATGAAAAATATGGAAAGGCGGCACTTTATTTTGAACGCTTTTTAAAAGGTAATGATAAAGACCAGAAAACAGTAAATGATGCCACCATCAGGCTTGCCGATTCGTATTTTGTAAACAAAAGTTATGGTAATGCCCTGGTAAACTACAACAGGATCATCGACAGCAAAGCCAGCGGAGAAGATTATGCATTGTTTCAACGTGGGATGATCCAGGGACTGGATAACCAGAATGACGCCAAGATCAATACCATGCAAAATTTGCTGAAACAGTTTCCCAACTCCAATTATGCGGATGATGCAGGTTTCGAGATGGCCTATACCTATTTCAATAAGGGGGAACTCGACAAATCAAAATCCGATCTGATCAGTCTGGTAAGCCAATACCCCAACAGCAGTTATGTACCACGTGCATTGGTAACCATAGGTCTGGTGCAATACAACCAGGACCAGGATGATGCTGCCCTTGAGTCTTTCAAAAAGGTGATCCGCGATTACCCGAGTACTGAAGAAGCCAAACAGGCCCTGGAATCTATCAAAAATATCTATGTAGACAAAGGCGATTCCCAGGGTTTCATCAATTATGCCGGCACAACCCCACTTGGCAACTATTCAAACGCAGAACAGGATAATATCCTGTTCCAGGGTGCCAACAATCTTTATTTGAAAGGAGATGCAAAGGGTGCTTTTGAAGCAATTAACGCTTACTTTGACAAATTCCCTAAGGCAATCCACGATAAAGAAGCCAAGTTCATCAGAGCAGAATCACTGGTAAAATTAGGCCGCCCGAATGAAGCTGTTCCTGATTATGAATATATTCTGAACGACTGGACCAGTGATTATACCGAACGCTCGCTGGTAAGCATTTCCAAATTGTTCCTTGATCAGAAAAAATACAATGAGGCTATCGTTTATCTGAAACGCCTGGAAACTACGGCCGATTACAAAGTGCACTATACATATGCACTGAACAATCTTCTAAAAGCTTACAGTGAGCTGAACATGCCTGATGATGTGTTGAAATATGTCCAGCTGGTCAAAGAATCTGACAAAGCTTCTGAAGAAGAAAAAAACAGCGTAGATCTATATGCGGGTAAAGCTTATTTATTAAAAGGTGATACTGAACAAGCTATAAAAGCCTTTAACAGTGTGATTAGCAAAACCAAAACCCTGGCTGCCGCAGAATCCAAGTACAATCTGGCTGCCATACAGTATGATAAAAAAGACTATAAAACCTCTACAAAAACCTGTTTTGACCTCATCAACAACATGCCTTCTTATGATTACTGGGTAGCAAAGGCATTTATCCTGTTATCCGATAACTATGTGGCCCTGAAAGATAATTTACAGGCAAAAAGCACGCTCCTGAGCATCATCGACAATTACGAAGGCAAGGATGACATTGTACCTACTGCCAAGGCCAAATTAGAAAAAATTAAATAA
- the pafA gene encoding alkaline phosphatase PafA, whose product MKRIYLLFAALILFTQVSTAQKKAIKNESKKENPGTLNRPKLVVGLVIDQMRWDYLYRYYSRYTNGGFKRLINEGFSAENTFIPYTPTYTACGHASIYTGSVPSINGIIGNDWYDPQLQRSVYCAEDTTVKTVGSNTAAGLMSPKNMLVTTITDELRLATNFKSKVIGISLKDRGSILPAGHSANAAYWFDGQTGDWISSTYYMNQLPAWMQDYNKKKEADKFFAQNWNTLYPIDSYTQSTSDNKVYERKNRGEENPVFPHPLKLYMGKNYEMIKSTPYGNTITLDLAKQAIAAENLGQNNTTDFLAVSCSATDYVGHQYGPNSIEAEDTYLRLDKDLEAFFNYLDNKLGKGNYLFFLSADHGAAHVAGFMTENKLPGGTFSDANIIKTLNAQFEEKFKVKKAIITGMNSQIVFNHDAIKKANADYEQMKTMTIDYLKKQPGVMNAVDLSKLSSTTLPERLKMAVTNGYNARRSGDIYYFLQSGYFSGGSTGTTHGSWNPYDSHIPCVFMGWKVKAGKTNKTHYMTDISATLAAMLQIQMPSGCVGEPITELTHQ is encoded by the coding sequence ATGAAAAGAATTTACTTGCTGTTTGCTGCGCTTATCCTGTTTACCCAGGTATCAACTGCTCAAAAAAAGGCCATTAAAAACGAATCAAAAAAAGAAAATCCGGGAACTTTAAACAGACCAAAACTGGTTGTTGGACTGGTGATAGACCAGATGAGATGGGACTACCTGTACCGGTATTACAGCAGGTATACCAATGGAGGATTTAAAAGACTGATTAATGAGGGTTTCTCGGCCGAAAACACCTTTATCCCTTATACACCAACCTATACCGCATGTGGTCATGCCAGCATCTATACCGGCTCTGTACCTTCAATTAATGGTATTATTGGAAACGACTGGTACGACCCTCAGTTGCAAAGAAGTGTGTATTGCGCCGAAGATACTACTGTTAAAACGGTAGGTAGCAATACCGCTGCAGGCTTAATGTCGCCTAAAAATATGCTGGTTACCACCATTACCGACGAGCTTCGCCTGGCCACCAATTTCAAGAGCAAGGTAATAGGCATTTCGCTTAAAGACAGGGGCTCAATTTTACCGGCCGGGCATTCTGCCAATGCCGCTTACTGGTTTGACGGACAGACGGGCGACTGGATCAGCAGTACGTATTACATGAACCAGCTGCCGGCATGGATGCAGGATTACAACAAAAAGAAAGAAGCCGATAAGTTTTTTGCACAAAACTGGAATACACTTTATCCGATTGACAGCTATACCCAAAGTACAAGCGACAATAAGGTTTATGAAAGAAAAAACAGAGGAGAAGAAAACCCTGTCTTTCCTCATCCACTGAAACTATATATGGGTAAGAATTATGAGATGATCAAAAGTACACCTTATGGAAATACCATTACACTTGATCTGGCCAAACAGGCTATTGCAGCCGAAAACCTGGGCCAGAACAATACCACTGATTTCCTTGCAGTAAGCTGTTCTGCTACCGATTATGTAGGTCACCAGTATGGCCCCAACTCTATTGAAGCTGAAGACACCTATCTTCGCTTAGACAAGGACCTTGAAGCATTCTTTAATTATTTAGACAATAAACTGGGCAAAGGAAATTACCTGTTCTTCTTATCTGCCGATCATGGTGCAGCACACGTAGCAGGTTTCATGACGGAAAACAAACTGCCTGGAGGAACATTTTCTGATGCCAACATCATAAAAACCTTAAATGCCCAGTTTGAAGAAAAATTCAAAGTAAAAAAAGCCATCATCACTGGCATGAACAGCCAGATCGTATTTAACCACGATGCCATCAAAAAAGCAAATGCCGATTATGAACAGATGAAAACCATGACTATTGATTACCTCAAAAAACAACCAGGCGTAATGAACGCGGTTGACCTGAGTAAACTTAGCAGCACTACCCTGCCCGAACGTTTAAAAATGGCCGTAACCAATGGTTACAATGCACGTCGCAGTGGCGATATCTATTATTTCCTGCAATCCGGCTACTTTAGCGGCGGCAGCACCGGAACAACACATGGTTCATGGAACCCTTACGATTCCCATATCCCATGTGTATTTATGGGCTGGAAGGTAAAAGCCGGGAAAACCAATAAAACGCATTACATGACAGATATTTCGGCAACACTGGCTGCTATGCTACAGATACAAATGCCAAGCGGATGTGTTGGTGAGCCCATTACAGAGCTTACACATCAGTAA
- a CDS encoding SPOR domain-containing protein has translation MDILSYLTTLIKTHKEVGIPGLGTIYKRKSPGRYDTETHSFLPPSYTLAFTSDLKEQELLRGMISKKKNISADAATYFVEQFSQNVLDELSNQQESDFGDLGTFSTVSGSLSFIPKQGQNFGFDFYGLPVLKEAQVLGEEEPAVSLPAEELPLKEEAIQLEEEEFPVKAEQLELENNNADLSDGTEIIEDDALIDPLEGPAEPLIEETNNDEQPVYEEIAEVPNIPEPYKQAYEPQIETPEGINEAYQNQEKEQTIVFEPLEPVNTNYITEQLEEKKAMPLYLKVIIALLAVAVIAAIAYLAKPEIFTGTVVKNNPVQDTTALKVQDDRLKADSIARADSIRISNEKAIMAIDSVKDTIISYDIIAASLLNQKEADRFLADMKKRGIPAKVAKMRGKRVKISIASFLDEDSAKKELEILKKTTKIPGIYITPIRHTNNPK, from the coding sequence ATGGATATCTTATCATACCTGACAACACTTATAAAAACCCATAAAGAAGTGGGAATCCCCGGATTGGGAACCATTTATAAAAGGAAATCTCCTGGGAGGTATGATACAGAAACGCATTCGTTTTTACCACCAAGCTATACGCTCGCATTTACCTCAGATTTAAAGGAACAGGAGCTGCTAAGGGGTATGATCAGTAAAAAAAAGAACATTTCGGCCGATGCAGCTACCTATTTCGTAGAACAGTTCTCTCAAAACGTACTGGATGAGCTGTCTAACCAGCAGGAATCAGATTTTGGCGACCTGGGCACTTTTTCTACCGTATCCGGCAGCCTCAGCTTCATCCCGAAACAAGGCCAGAACTTTGGTTTTGATTTTTATGGTTTACCTGTTTTAAAGGAGGCACAGGTTTTAGGGGAAGAAGAGCCAGCAGTAAGCCTGCCTGCCGAAGAACTACCGTTAAAAGAAGAGGCAATCCAGCTGGAAGAAGAAGAATTTCCCGTTAAGGCGGAACAGCTGGAACTGGAGAACAACAATGCCGATTTAAGTGATGGTACAGAAATTATTGAAGACGACGCGCTGATTGATCCTCTTGAAGGCCCTGCTGAACCGCTTATTGAGGAAACAAACAATGATGAACAGCCGGTATACGAAGAAATAGCTGAAGTACCTAATATTCCTGAGCCATACAAGCAAGCATATGAACCCCAGATAGAAACTCCGGAAGGTATAAATGAAGCATACCAAAACCAAGAAAAAGAGCAGACCATAGTTTTTGAGCCACTGGAACCTGTAAATACCAATTATATTACAGAACAGTTGGAAGAGAAAAAAGCAATGCCACTTTACCTGAAGGTTATCATTGCTTTGCTGGCAGTGGCCGTAATTGCTGCAATTGCCTATCTTGCTAAACCCGAAATTTTTACCGGTACTGTGGTAAAAAATAATCCAGTACAGGATACTACAGCGCTTAAGGTACAAGACGACCGATTAAAAGCCGATTCTATTGCCCGGGCCGACAGCATCAGGATCAGCAATGAAAAAGCCATCATGGCCATTGATTCCGTTAAAGACACCATCATCTCTTACGACATCATAGCCGCATCATTGTTAAACCAAAAAGAAGCAGACCGTTTTCTGGCCGATATGAAAAAAAGAGGCATTCCTGCAAAAGTTGCAAAAATGCGTGGCAAAAGGGTTAAGATCAGCATCGCCTCCTTCCTGGATGAAGACAGTGCAAAAAAAGAACTTGAGATCCTGAAAAAAACAACAAAGATTCCAGGAATTTACATTACCCCAATTAGACACACAAACAATCCTAAATAA